Proteins encoded within one genomic window of Sphingomonas sp. NBWT7:
- a CDS encoding MarC family protein, protein MIELFVSSFITFFVVIDPPGCAPIYAGLTAGAGAAQRRAMAVRAVGVAALILLVFALFGEKLLKGLGIELASFRIAGGIMLFLIALEMVFEKRTQRREDRAANITPEEAEDVSIFPMAMPMIAGPGSIASVMLLMARNDGLERSAIVMAALGLNLALTLIALLAAGPMMRLLGHKIEAVITRLLGVLLAALAVQFVIDGVQAQLG, encoded by the coding sequence GTGATCGAGCTGTTCGTTTCTTCCTTCATCACCTTCTTCGTGGTCATCGACCCGCCGGGATGCGCGCCGATCTATGCCGGGCTGACCGCAGGGGCCGGTGCCGCACAGCGGCGGGCGATGGCGGTGCGCGCGGTCGGGGTCGCGGCGCTGATCCTGCTCGTCTTCGCGCTGTTCGGCGAGAAGCTGCTCAAGGGGCTCGGCATTGAGCTCGCCTCGTTCCGCATCGCGGGCGGGATCATGCTGTTTCTGATCGCGCTCGAGATGGTGTTCGAGAAGCGGACGCAGCGGCGCGAGGATCGCGCGGCGAACATCACCCCCGAGGAGGCGGAAGACGTCTCGATCTTCCCGATGGCGATGCCGATGATCGCGGGGCCGGGATCGATCGCCAGCGTGATGCTGCTGATGGCGCGCAACGACGGACTGGAGCGATCGGCGATCGTTATGGCGGCGCTGGGGCTGAATCTCGCGCTGACGCTGATCGCACTGCTCGCCGCGGGGCCGATGATGCGGCTGTTGGGGCACAAGATCGAGGCGGTGATCACCCGGCTGCTCGGCGTACTGCTCGCCGCACTGGCGGTGCAGTTCGTGATCGACGGCGTGCAGGCCCAGCTGGGCTAG
- the folD gene encoding bifunctional methylenetetrahydrofolate dehydrogenase/methenyltetrahydrofolate cyclohydrolase FolD gives MTARIIDGKAFAADLRARVATGAAEVTAATGRRPGLAVVLVGEDPASSVYVRSKGKATIAAGMESFEHRLPADTPQAALEALVDRLNADPAVDGILVQLPLPKHLDESAIITRIDPDKDVDGFHPVNAGRLATGLEGFVPCTPLGCLMLLRDVLGDLSGRDAVVIGRSNIVGKPMAQLLISDSCTVTVAHSRTRDLPEVVKRADIVVAAVGRPKMIKPEWIKPGATLIDVGINRTEEGLVGDIDPACAEVAGAMTPVPGGVGPMTIAVLLRNTLVSAARRAGITLAAAI, from the coding sequence ATGACGGCACGGATAATCGACGGTAAGGCGTTCGCGGCGGATCTTCGCGCGCGGGTAGCGACGGGCGCAGCCGAGGTGACGGCGGCGACCGGCCGCCGGCCCGGGCTGGCGGTGGTGCTGGTCGGCGAGGACCCGGCATCGTCGGTCTATGTCCGCTCGAAGGGCAAGGCGACGATCGCCGCCGGGATGGAGAGTTTCGAGCATCGCTTGCCGGCCGATACGCCGCAGGCGGCGCTGGAGGCGCTGGTCGATCGACTCAACGCCGATCCGGCAGTGGACGGTATCCTGGTCCAGCTGCCGTTGCCCAAGCATCTCGATGAGAGCGCGATCATCACGCGGATCGATCCCGACAAGGACGTCGACGGATTCCACCCGGTCAATGCCGGGCGGCTGGCGACGGGACTCGAGGGCTTCGTGCCGTGCACGCCGCTCGGCTGCCTGATGCTGTTGCGCGACGTGCTCGGCGACCTGAGCGGCAGGGACGCGGTGGTGATCGGGCGATCGAACATCGTCGGCAAGCCGATGGCGCAGCTTCTGATCAGTGACAGCTGTACCGTGACGGTCGCCCATTCACGCACGCGCGACCTGCCCGAGGTCGTGAAGCGCGCTGATATCGTCGTCGCCGCTGTCGGCCGGCCGAAGATGATCAAGCCCGAGTGGATCAAGCCGGGCGCGACGCTGATCGACGTCGGCATCAACCGCACCGAGGAGGGGCTGGTGGGTGACATCGACCCTGCCTGTGCTGAGGTGGCTGGCGCAATGACGCCGGTGCCGGGCGGCGTCGGGCCGATGACGATCGCGGTGCTGCTGCGCAATACGTTGGTGTCCGCCGCGCGGCGCGCCGGCATTACGCTCGCTGCGGCGATCTGA
- a CDS encoding YggT family protein, which yields MLLLTIIQILQVLLNVVWWVIIIQFVLSLLVAFNVVNMQSNFVRSLYQGLDRLTEPMYRPLRRILPQLQGIDLAPAVVLIGIAILTIVLNNIAASVMIGSI from the coding sequence TTGCTGCTGCTAACCATCATCCAGATCCTGCAGGTGCTGCTGAACGTCGTCTGGTGGGTGATCATCATCCAGTTCGTGCTGTCGCTGCTGGTCGCGTTCAACGTCGTCAACATGCAGTCGAACTTCGTCCGCTCGCTCTACCAGGGGCTCGACCGGCTGACCGAGCCGATGTACCGCCCGCTGCGCCGCATCCTGCCGCAGCTGCAGGGGATCGATCTGGCGCCGGCGGTGGTGCTGATCGGGATCGCGATTCTGACGATCGTGCTCAACAACATCGCCGCCAGCGTGATGATCGGATCGATCTGA
- the argB gene encoding acetylglutamate kinase, translating to MTDHAPAPALLAKAETLVEALPYLQRYAGATFVVKYGGHAMGDPEAQRDFAEDVVLLKAVGINPVVVHGGGPQIGSMLKRLGVESRFVDGLRVTDAETAEIAEMVLAGSINKQIVSWIAAAGGRAVGISGKDAGLVQAEKVGRNQPDPLQGIERKVDLGFVGEPVAVDRTIIDTLSAAGIIPVIAPIGIGADGHTYNINADTMAGAIAAALGAKRFFLLTDVAGVLDKSGELMTDLTPGDIAGLRADGTISGGMIPKLETCVAAVESGVDAAVVLDGRVPHGMLLEIFTRRGAGTLIRQG from the coding sequence ATGACCGATCATGCCCCCGCGCCGGCGCTGCTGGCCAAAGCCGAGACGCTCGTCGAGGCGCTGCCGTATCTGCAGCGGTACGCGGGCGCGACGTTTGTCGTGAAATACGGCGGGCATGCGATGGGCGATCCCGAGGCGCAGCGCGATTTCGCCGAGGACGTCGTGCTGCTGAAGGCGGTGGGGATCAACCCCGTCGTGGTGCACGGCGGCGGCCCGCAGATCGGATCGATGCTGAAACGGCTCGGCGTCGAATCGCGCTTCGTCGACGGCCTGCGCGTGACCGATGCCGAGACCGCCGAGATCGCCGAGATGGTCCTCGCCGGATCGATCAACAAGCAGATCGTGTCGTGGATCGCGGCGGCGGGCGGGCGCGCGGTGGGCATTTCGGGCAAGGACGCAGGCCTGGTGCAGGCGGAGAAGGTCGGTCGCAACCAGCCCGATCCGCTGCAGGGAATCGAGCGCAAGGTGGACCTTGGGTTCGTCGGCGAGCCGGTGGCGGTCGACCGCACAATCATCGACACGCTGAGCGCGGCGGGCATCATCCCCGTGATCGCGCCGATCGGGATCGGCGCGGACGGGCACACCTACAACATCAACGCCGACACGATGGCCGGCGCGATCGCCGCGGCGCTGGGGGCCAAGCGCTTCTTCCTGCTGACCGACGTCGCCGGCGTGCTCGACAAAAGCGGCGAGCTGATGACCGACCTGACGCCGGGCGACATCGCCGGGCTGCGCGCCGATGGAACGATATCGGGCGGGATGATCCCCAAGCTCGAGACGTGCGTCGCGGCGGTCGAATCGGGTGTCGACGCGGCGGTGGTGCTCGACGGGCGCGTGCCGCACGGCATGCTGCTCGAGATCTTCACGCGGCGCGGCGCGGGCACGCTGATCCGTCAGGGATGA
- a CDS encoding queuosine precursor transporter produces the protein METTRPASISRSLFAFAIFYGGMVCIAGVLGNKQVSLGPLAVEAGIFAFLLLVVTSSAVAELHGRHVANRLVQIGFVPLIASLILSWIVHTLPAAPEMQPANRDAIQLILGSTWRIWIGGIIAYGTSQTLNVTLFAALKGREGGRLLWLRAAVASVLSQIVDTLLFVTIAFYGVFPIGELLLGQMLAKVTLSIVLVPPLIYGFVALGRKLDGAARPA, from the coding sequence ATGGAAACAACCCGTCCAGCGTCGATCTCGCGCTCGCTCTTCGCCTTCGCGATCTTCTACGGCGGGATGGTGTGCATCGCCGGGGTGCTCGGCAACAAGCAGGTGTCGCTCGGGCCGCTAGCCGTGGAGGCGGGGATCTTTGCCTTCCTGCTGCTCGTCGTCACGTCGAGCGCGGTGGCGGAACTGCACGGCCGGCACGTCGCCAACCGGCTGGTGCAGATCGGCTTCGTGCCGCTGATCGCATCGCTGATCCTGTCATGGATCGTCCATACGCTGCCCGCCGCGCCCGAGATGCAGCCGGCGAATCGCGATGCGATCCAGCTGATCCTGGGATCGACGTGGCGGATCTGGATCGGTGGGATCATCGCCTACGGCACGTCGCAGACGCTCAACGTCACGCTGTTCGCCGCGCTGAAAGGGCGCGAGGGCGGGCGGCTGCTGTGGCTGCGCGCGGCGGTGGCGAGCGTCCTGTCGCAGATCGTCGACACCTTGCTGTTCGTGACGATCGCCTTCTACGGCGTGTTCCCGATCGGCGAGCTGCTGCTGGGGCAGATGCTCGCCAAGGTGACGCTGTCGATCGTGCTGGTGCCGCCGCTGATCTACGGGTTCGTGGCGTTGGGGCGCAAACTGGACGGGGCGGCACGCCCGGCGTAA
- a CDS encoding NupC/NupG family nucleoside CNT transporter: MSRFLIGIAGIVVILALALALSTNRRAIRPRVVASAFALQVGIAVLVLYVDWGKRILSGMSAGVSNLLGYAKAGVDFLFGPLASPAIGGNSFAIAALPVIIFFASLVSILYYLGIMQLVVRWLGGAIEKVIGVSKVESLCAAANVFVGQSESPLVIRPYLAGLTPPQLFTVMTSGMAGVAGTILAAYASMGIRIDYLLAASFMAAPGGILMAKIIMPDSSVPPEGELPLGDVPDPDAEIRVSEARIAPASIAALPDELTPGEPMPQATHDEEAPANLIMAAAQGAQTGVRLAVAVGAMVLAFVALVALANGILGGIGGMFGYPQLSFQQILGYVFAPVMFLINVPWDEALRAGGLFGEKIVLNEFVAYIDLGKQAAAGLSARTVAIVTFALCGFANFSSIAIQMAVTGNLAPNQRPMIAKLGIRALLAGSLANLMSAALAGLLIG, encoded by the coding sequence TTGAGCCGTTTTCTGATCGGCATCGCCGGTATCGTCGTGATCCTGGCGCTTGCGCTCGCTTTGTCGACGAACCGCCGCGCGATCCGCCCGCGCGTCGTCGCCAGCGCCTTCGCGCTGCAGGTCGGCATCGCCGTGCTCGTCCTCTACGTCGATTGGGGCAAGCGCATTCTGTCGGGCATGTCGGCCGGCGTGTCGAACCTGCTCGGCTACGCCAAGGCGGGGGTCGATTTCCTGTTCGGCCCACTCGCCAGCCCGGCGATCGGCGGCAACAGCTTCGCGATCGCGGCGCTGCCCGTCATCATCTTTTTCGCCAGCCTCGTCTCGATCCTCTACTATCTCGGCATCATGCAGCTTGTCGTGCGCTGGCTCGGCGGGGCGATCGAAAAGGTGATTGGCGTCTCCAAGGTCGAGAGCCTGTGCGCCGCCGCCAACGTCTTCGTCGGGCAGAGCGAATCGCCGCTCGTCATCCGCCCCTATCTCGCCGGGCTCACCCCGCCGCAGCTGTTCACGGTGATGACGAGCGGAATGGCGGGCGTCGCGGGGACGATCCTCGCGGCCTATGCCTCGATGGGAATCCGCATCGATTACCTGCTCGCCGCCAGCTTCATGGCGGCGCCCGGCGGCATCCTGATGGCGAAGATCATCATGCCCGATTCGTCGGTGCCGCCGGAGGGCGAGCTGCCGCTTGGCGATGTGCCCGATCCCGACGCGGAAATCCGCGTATCCGAGGCGCGCATCGCGCCGGCCAGCATCGCCGCGCTGCCCGACGAACTGACGCCGGGCGAGCCGATGCCGCAGGCGACGCACGACGAGGAGGCGCCCGCCAACCTCATCATGGCTGCCGCGCAGGGCGCGCAGACCGGCGTGCGGCTCGCCGTCGCGGTCGGCGCGATGGTGCTCGCCTTCGTCGCGCTCGTCGCGCTCGCTAACGGCATCCTTGGCGGCATCGGCGGGATGTTCGGCTACCCGCAGCTCAGTTTCCAGCAGATCCTCGGCTACGTCTTCGCCCCCGTCATGTTCCTCATCAACGTGCCGTGGGACGAGGCGCTGCGCGCGGGCGGGCTGTTCGGCGAGAAGATCGTGCTCAACGAATTCGTCGCCTACATCGATCTCGGCAAGCAGGCGGCCGCCGGCCTCTCGGCGCGCACCGTCGCGATCGTCACCTTCGCGTTGTGCGGATTCGCCAATTTCTCGTCGATCGCGATCCAGATGGCGGTGACGGGCAACCTTGCACCGAACCAGCGGCCGATGATCGCCAAGCTCGGCATCCGCGCGCTGCTCGCCGGCAGCCTCGCCAACCTCATGTCCGCCGCGCTCGCCGGGCTGCTGATCGGTTAA
- a CDS encoding TfoX/Sxy family protein: MPTQPRTIDYLLEQAAGAGAISAKPMFGEYGVYLDGKMIGSVCDDRLFVKPTPSGRRHTEPVSEAPPYPGAKPNLLIEADRWDDTDWLADLLRLTAAELPAPKPRKPKRAP; this comes from the coding sequence ATGCCGACGCAGCCCCGCACGATCGACTATCTGCTGGAGCAGGCGGCGGGCGCGGGAGCGATTTCGGCCAAGCCGATGTTCGGCGAGTACGGCGTATACCTAGACGGCAAGATGATCGGCTCGGTGTGCGACGATCGCCTGTTCGTGAAGCCGACACCATCGGGTCGCCGCCATACCGAACCCGTGTCCGAGGCACCGCCCTATCCGGGCGCCAAGCCGAACCTGCTGATCGAAGCCGACCGCTGGGACGACACCGACTGGCTCGCCGATCTGCTCCGCCTCACCGCCGCCGAGCTACCGGCCCCCAAGCCGCGCAAGCCGAAGCGCGCGCCCTAA
- a CDS encoding SDR family oxidoreductase — MKAILITGGGSGIGRAVAQLFAGCGWRVGLADRDPAGLVDTAALLPAERTTSHVMDVRSPEDWEEVLGEFTRASGGRLDVLFNNAGVAVGGAFGAAALDDLDRALDVNLKGVVYGARLAYPYLAATTGSCLLNTASAAGIYGTAGAAVYSATKFGVRGLTEALDGEWAADGIRVRSLMPGFIDTPLLHAGVGGSNRNVRETVVEAGLEFTPVETVAEAAWAAVHGDKVHTLVGKTARRLGFAARWMPGSVRKRMRAGQGL, encoded by the coding sequence ATGAAGGCAATCCTCATCACCGGCGGCGGATCGGGCATCGGGCGCGCGGTGGCGCAGCTATTTGCCGGCTGCGGCTGGCGCGTCGGGCTGGCGGACCGCGACCCGGCGGGGCTGGTCGACACCGCCGCGCTGCTGCCGGCCGAGCGGACGACGAGCCACGTCATGGACGTTCGCTCGCCTGAGGATTGGGAGGAAGTGCTGGGCGAGTTCACCCGCGCGAGTGGCGGGCGGCTCGACGTCCTGTTCAACAACGCGGGCGTCGCGGTGGGCGGCGCGTTCGGCGCGGCGGCGCTCGACGATCTCGACCGCGCGCTCGACGTCAATCTGAAGGGCGTCGTGTACGGCGCGCGGCTCGCCTATCCGTATCTCGCCGCGACGACGGGATCGTGCCTGCTCAACACCGCGTCGGCCGCCGGCATCTACGGCACGGCGGGCGCGGCGGTCTATTCGGCGACGAAGTTCGGCGTGCGCGGGCTGACCGAGGCGCTCGACGGCGAATGGGCGGCGGACGGCATCCGCGTGCGCAGCCTGATGCCGGGGTTCATCGACACGCCGCTGCTTCACGCAGGCGTTGGCGGATCGAACCGCAACGTGCGCGAGACGGTGGTCGAGGCGGGGCTGGAATTCACCCCGGTCGAGACGGTGGCGGAGGCGGCGTGGGCGGCGGTGCACGGTGACAAGGTGCACACGCTGGTCGGCAAGACCGCGCGCCGGCTGGGCTTCGCGGCGCGGTGGATGCCGGGGAGCGTGCGCAAGCGGATGCGGGCAGGGCAGGGGCTCTGA
- a CDS encoding ATP-binding cassette domain-containing protein — translation MPAEKPGPTVAFHGVTKSFGEAAPAVADVTLEIAGGSFVALVGTSGSGKSTLLKTINRLVAATAGHVLIDGEDVADRPLPALRRGIGYVFQNVGLFPHLTVGDNISLPLRIAGRAMEARVGEMLDLVELPRDLARRMPAQLSGGQRQRVGVARALVAGPTLLLMDEPFGALDPVTRDSLGQAVRALHDRLALTTIMVTHDMAEALLLATRVLVMKEGAIVADETPQRLLAGDGGEAAQALVAVPRTQAEQLAALAR, via the coding sequence ATGCCAGCGGAAAAGCCCGGACCGACGGTCGCCTTCCACGGCGTCACCAAGAGCTTCGGGGAAGCGGCACCGGCGGTCGCTGACGTGACGCTCGAAATCGCGGGGGGCAGCTTCGTCGCGCTCGTCGGCACCTCGGGTTCGGGCAAGTCGACGCTGCTCAAGACGATCAACCGCCTGGTCGCGGCAACCGCCGGCCATGTCCTGATCGACGGTGAAGATGTCGCCGATCGTCCGCTTCCGGCGCTGCGTCGCGGCATCGGCTACGTGTTCCAGAACGTCGGGCTGTTCCCGCACCTCACCGTCGGCGATAATATCTCGCTGCCGCTGCGGATCGCCGGACGCGCGATGGAAGCGCGCGTGGGCGAGATGCTCGATCTCGTCGAGCTACCGCGCGATCTTGCCCGCCGCATGCCCGCGCAGCTGTCGGGCGGCCAGCGGCAGCGCGTCGGCGTCGCCCGCGCGCTCGTCGCCGGCCCGACGCTCCTGCTGATGGACGAGCCGTTCGGTGCGCTCGATCCGGTCACGCGCGATTCGCTCGGCCAGGCAGTGCGCGCGCTGCACGACCGGCTCGCCCTCACCACGATCATGGTCACGCACGACATGGCGGAGGCGCTGCTCCTCGCCACCCGCGTGCTGGTGATGAAGGAAGGCGCGATCGTCGCCGACGAAACCCCGCAACGCCTGCTCGCCGGCGACGGCGGCGAGGCGGCGCAGGCGCTCGTCGCGGTGCCGCGGACGCAGGCCGAACAACTCGCGGCACTCGCGCGATGA
- a CDS encoding ABC transporter permease/substrate-binding protein has translation MNDAFARVPELAAQHLLLAMAALALGIAIAVPLGFWSAHRPIAARVAFGVASLVQTIPSLALLALFYPVLLWIGGVPALGFLPSLLALTLYALLPILRNVVTGLQGLDPAVIEAADGIGMTAWQKRRLVEAPLVLPVVTAGIRTAAVWTIGAATLSTTVGQPSLGDLIFAGLQTQAWPLVLAGCIAAAALALSVDALLGLTEYGLATRRRWLAIGALALLAGATLAASAPLWRGANDRRVVVGAKNFSEQYILARLIGDRLRAAGYDVEYRDGLGSAVAFGAVASGAIDVYVDYAGTIWTGQMKRADVPPRAAQVAAIGDWAKHTHDVSLVGSLGFENAYAFAMRGADARRLGIASLDDLVPAAPRLTLGADLEFLDRPEWAAVRRAYPLRFRAMTPYSPTFMYRALTSGRADVISAFSSDGRIAADKLVVLSDPRGAIPGYDAILLAAPRRADDTKFLAALRPLVGRIGVTAMREANYMVDRDANKATPEAAAAWLARHLGRR, from the coding sequence ATGAACGACGCCTTCGCGCGCGTTCCCGAGCTTGCCGCGCAGCATCTGCTGCTCGCGATGGCCGCGCTCGCGCTCGGCATCGCGATCGCCGTCCCGCTCGGCTTCTGGTCGGCGCATCGCCCGATCGCCGCGCGCGTGGCGTTCGGCGTCGCCAGCCTCGTCCAGACGATCCCCAGCCTTGCGCTGCTCGCGTTGTTCTATCCGGTGCTGCTGTGGATCGGCGGCGTGCCGGCGCTCGGCTTCCTGCCGTCGCTGCTCGCGCTGACGCTCTACGCGCTGCTGCCGATCCTGCGCAACGTCGTCACCGGCCTGCAAGGGCTCGACCCCGCGGTGATCGAGGCCGCCGACGGCATCGGCATGACGGCATGGCAGAAACGCCGGCTGGTCGAAGCGCCGCTCGTCCTCCCGGTCGTCACCGCCGGCATCCGCACCGCCGCGGTATGGACGATCGGCGCCGCGACGCTCTCCACCACCGTTGGTCAGCCGAGCCTAGGCGACCTGATCTTCGCCGGGTTGCAGACGCAGGCATGGCCGCTCGTCCTCGCCGGCTGTATCGCCGCCGCCGCGCTTGCGCTGTCGGTCGACGCGCTGCTCGGCCTCACCGAATACGGCCTCGCCACCCGCCGCCGCTGGCTCGCGATCGGCGCGCTCGCGCTGCTCGCCGGGGCGACACTCGCCGCCAGCGCGCCGCTGTGGCGCGGCGCGAACGATCGCCGCGTCGTCGTCGGCGCGAAGAACTTTTCCGAGCAATATATCCTCGCGCGTCTGATCGGCGATCGCCTGCGTGCGGCGGGGTATGACGTCGAATATCGCGACGGTCTCGGCTCGGCGGTCGCGTTCGGCGCGGTCGCGAGCGGCGCGATCGACGTCTACGTCGATTACGCGGGCACGATCTGGACCGGGCAAATGAAGCGCGCCGACGTGCCGCCCCGCGCCGCTCAGGTGGCGGCAATCGGCGATTGGGCGAAGCATACGCACGATGTCTCGCTCGTCGGGTCGCTCGGTTTCGAGAACGCCTACGCCTTTGCGATGCGCGGTGCCGACGCCCGCCGCCTGGGCATCGCCTCGCTCGACGATCTCGTCCCCGCCGCCCCGCGCCTCACGCTCGGCGCCGATCTCGAATTTCTCGACCGCCCGGAATGGGCGGCGGTGCGCCGCGCCTATCCGCTGCGCTTCAGGGCGATGACGCCGTACAGCCCGACGTTCATGTACCGCGCGCTCACCAGCGGTCGGGCCGACGTCATCAGCGCCTTCTCGTCGGACGGCCGCATCGCCGCCGACAAGCTCGTCGTGCTGAGCGATCCCAGAGGCGCGATCCCCGGCTATGACGCGATCCTGCTCGCCGCGCCGCGCCGCGCCGATGACACGAAATTCCTCGCGGCGCTGCGCCCGCTCGTTGGCCGGATCGGGGTCACCGCGATGCGCGAGGCGAACTACATGGTCGATCGCGACGCGAACAAGGCGACGCCCGAAGCCGCCGCCGCCTGGCTCGCCCGCCACCTGGGCAGGCGATAG
- the pal gene encoding peptidoglycan-associated lipoprotein Pal yields the protein MARMTTTMLLAAALVTTAACSKKRPEVLPPAPGDAPSGAVDPNGGGAGGTGVATPGSSEDFKRSVTSDTINFGLDMIDIDATARGILDSQVVWLNRYPNVRVTLEGHADERGTREYNLALGDRRANSAKNYLVARGISPSRITTISYGKERPVALGSDEESWAQNRRAVTVVLN from the coding sequence ATGGCCAGAATGACCACCACCATGCTGCTCGCGGCGGCGCTCGTGACCACGGCGGCCTGCTCCAAGAAGCGGCCGGAGGTGCTGCCGCCGGCGCCGGGCGATGCACCGTCGGGTGCGGTCGATCCCAATGGCGGCGGCGCGGGCGGCACGGGCGTCGCGACGCCGGGCTCGTCGGAGGATTTCAAGCGATCGGTGACGAGCGACACGATTAACTTCGGGCTCGACATGATCGACATCGACGCGACCGCGCGTGGCATCCTCGACAGCCAGGTCGTGTGGCTCAACCGCTATCCCAACGTCCGCGTGACGCTGGAAGGCCATGCCGACGAGCGCGGCACGCGCGAGTATAATCTGGCGCTGGGCGATCGCCGCGCCAATTCCGCCAAGAACTATCTCGTTGCGCGCGGCATCTCGCCGAGCCGGATCACGACGATCAGCTACGGCAAGGAACGCCCGGTGGCGCTGGGATCGGACGAGGAGAGCTGGGCGCAGAACCGCCGCGCGGTGACGGTGGTGCTCAACTGA
- the tolB gene encoding Tol-Pal system beta propeller repeat protein TolB — MKRFMLLATLLASSAFAQDVPPTPLDVPAQAPATGAGAPTSGGPLEVDVTGGISAPMPIAIPYMPAAAIAQTPAGSTDALGRQLAEIVTNDLRNSGLFTPLPPAQLRTVMFPEVQAPAFDYWGGSGAQALVQGYIRANGDGTLTVGCYLYDVSAQNELMRQGFVVPPSDWRRAAHKCADMVYARLTGEGPYFDSRVVYVSETGPKGNRIKRLSIMDQDGANHRFLTNGQSIVLTPRFSPNQQSIVYMSYVGRVPAIYVYEIGSGRQRMVVQNVATTFAPRFSPDGRWILFSMATGGNTDLYRVSAQGGTPQKLTNSPGIDTGGSYSPDGSRIVFESDRSGGQQLYVMNADGSNQQRISFGGGRYATPVWSPRGDLIAFTRISGGFRIGVMSPSGGGEKILTNSWQDEGPSWSPNGRVLMFYRAAQGRSGKADLWSVDLTGVNERRVPTPLDGSDPSWGPLRP; from the coding sequence ATGAAGCGCTTCATGCTATTAGCCACGCTGCTGGCGTCGTCCGCCTTCGCGCAGGACGTGCCGCCGACGCCGCTCGACGTTCCCGCGCAGGCACCTGCGACGGGTGCGGGGGCGCCGACGAGCGGCGGGCCGCTCGAGGTGGACGTGACCGGCGGCATCTCCGCGCCGATGCCAATCGCGATCCCCTATATGCCGGCCGCGGCGATCGCGCAGACGCCGGCGGGATCGACCGACGCGCTGGGGCGGCAGCTGGCCGAGATCGTCACCAACGACCTCAGGAATTCCGGCTTGTTCACGCCGCTGCCGCCCGCGCAGCTGCGCACGGTGATGTTCCCCGAGGTGCAGGCACCGGCGTTCGATTACTGGGGCGGGTCGGGCGCGCAGGCGCTGGTGCAGGGTTACATCCGCGCCAATGGCGACGGCACGTTGACGGTCGGCTGCTACCTCTACGACGTATCGGCGCAGAACGAGCTGATGCGGCAAGGTTTCGTCGTGCCGCCATCGGACTGGCGGCGCGCGGCGCACAAATGCGCCGACATGGTCTACGCCCGGCTGACCGGCGAGGGGCCGTATTTCGACAGCCGCGTGGTCTACGTTTCGGAGACGGGGCCGAAGGGCAACCGCATCAAGCGGCTGTCGATCATGGACCAGGACGGCGCCAACCACCGCTTCCTGACCAATGGCCAGTCAATCGTACTGACGCCGCGCTTCTCGCCCAACCAGCAGTCGATCGTCTACATGAGCTACGTCGGGCGCGTGCCCGCGATCTACGTCTACGAGATCGGATCGGGGCGGCAGCGGATGGTGGTGCAGAATGTCGCCACCACCTTCGCACCGCGCTTCTCGCCCGACGGACGGTGGATCCTGTTCTCGATGGCGACGGGCGGAAATACCGATCTCTACCGCGTGTCGGCGCAGGGCGGCACGCCGCAGAAGCTGACCAATTCGCCCGGCATCGACACCGGCGGCAGCTATTCGCCCGACGGCAGCCGGATCGTGTTCGAGAGCGACCGGTCGGGCGGGCAGCAACTCTATGTGATGAACGCCGATGGATCGAACCAGCAGCGCATCAGCTTCGGCGGCGGACGCTATGCGACGCCGGTGTGGAGCCCGCGCGGCGACCTGATCGCCTTTACACGCATCTCGGGCGGCTTCCGCATTGGCGTGATGAGCCCGAGCGGGGGGGGCGAGAAGATCCTGACCAACAGCTGGCAGGACGAAGGGCCGTCGTGGTCGCCGAACGGCCGCGTGCTGATGTTCTATCGCGCGGCGCAGGGGCGCAGCGGCAAGGCGGATCTGTGGTCGGTCGACCTGACCGGCGTCAACGAGCGACGCGTGCCGACACCGCTCGACGGATCCGATCCGTCATGGGGTCCGCTCAGGCCCTGA